GATATGACAATCACGCTTATTCTTATATTTGCCACTGAGGGGATGGTCATGGGATTCAGAAGGTAATTTCCGTCCTTCTGCAAGTTCCTCAACAATACTCAGTAACTTCTCAATATCTTTCCCACTTCGTAAAAGTCGTTTGATGTCTCGTTTGAACTGAGTTGTTCTCCGAATAGTCAGCTTCAAGATAACAAATCCTTTCGTAATTCTTCGACGGAATGAAATACAGGCATAGCGGATTTGTCTTCG
The sequence above is drawn from the bacterium genome and encodes:
- a CDS encoding type II toxin-antitoxin system YafQ family toxin, with product MKLTIRRTTQFKRDIKRLLRSGKDIEKLLSIVEELAEGRKLPSESHDHPLSGKYKNKRDCHIEPDWILIYAIEDDELVLYRTGSHPQLFR